Genomic segment of Polycladomyces abyssicola:
AAGTGGCGTTTTTTATTACCGAATAGGAATTCGGTACAACGTAACCCTCGTGGATGGATGTGAGTGCCACATCAGTGAAGCGAGAGCCCACGGTAACCAACGAGAGGGACGCTGGTGCTTTATCCAACTGGGAAGTCACCTGTTGTAAAAGTGGAATCGTTTGTATATACTAAATGTGAAAAGGCCGGTAGCGCCAACTACCGACCTGCCCTGACCACCAGATGTGCGGTGGCAGTGGGTCCAAGTCATTCAAACTTCAATTACTCAGAACTCCACTTACCTGCCGGGTGTGGAGTTTTTGTTTTTCTTTTTGTCGTTGTCCTGCTTGAACAATCGACTAAGTATCCATGGCAGAGCCACGGTGATGGTACTGGATATCACCGCAATTACGGCGTCATGTACCAACTTCTCCAAGCGGATCACCTCCTTGCTTGGAGGCTCACCGCACACCCGGCGGCGTCATCGGGCTATACAATTATATCATATCATCGGATAATTTGGAATCTTACTCAAAGTGCATTTCATACCTCATACAGATGATCTGCTTGACCCCGGAAGGCAAGCGTTTCTCCTTCCTTTCGTACTCACGGAATCCCAACGCGCGCCAAAACGAAAGCGCGTCCCGGTTTTCCTTCACCACCCCCAGACGCACCTCGGGCCACCCTTGGGTGGCTGCCCACTGGAGGAATCCTCCCGCCGATTCGCGGCCAAAACCGCGTCTCTGAAAGTCGCGGTGGATCATCAACAGCCCCAACCACGGCATACCATCTTTGTCCGACCGTTCCCAGTATCCAGGATCCCTATGAGCTTCCGGTCCTCCCGCCGAAAGACTCCCAGCGGTATACGGCCCGTCCATTCGGCCACCTGCAGGTCCCGCAACATCTGATCGCGGGTATAGACACCCACTCCATCGGGAGTACCTTCCGTAAGACAGAGATAATCTGGATTGGACAAATAAACGAGATAGAGTTCATTCAAGTGCTCGTCTTCGATCGGGGCTACCGTCAACCGCTGGGTTTCAAACACTCCGGTTTCCTCCCATTTTCCATAAAAAGTCCCCCTTAAGGGGGAACGAGCTTTTAAAAATAGTTGCTGGTAATCCCACCGTCGATGGTGATGACCGCGCCGTTGGTCCAATCGGATTCGTCGGAGGCAAGGTAAATCGCGCAATGGACGATGTCCTCCGGTCGGCCGAACCGTCCGCTGGGCTGGCGGCTGAGGCGGATGCGCCGGGCTTCCTCATCCTTCAACAGCCATTCCGTCATCAGCGGGGTTTCAATCGGCCCCGGACAGATCACGTTGCTTCGAATCCCTTTGGGCCGGAATTGAATGGCCAGCGATTTCGTGAGGGAAATCACTGCCCCCTTGGAAGCGGTATAAGCGTCTTGAGGTACACTGCACCCGACCAGGGCGACAAAGGAAGCTATATTGATGATCGACCCTTTCCCCTGTCGGATCATATGGGGAATCGTGTATTTGCAGGTCAGAAAGATACCCCGGACATTTACCGCCATCACCTGATCCCATACCTCAACGGATGTGTCAATGACGGAGTGATCCGCTTCCGGCATAATCCCCGCGTTATTGTACAGCACATCCAGCCGGCCAAACCGTTGATGGGCTCCTTCGATCGCCTGCTTCACACTGGCCTCATCGGCCACATCGCAGGGGAAGAAAGCCGCTTCTCCCCCTTGCCGGACGATGGATTCAGCTGCTTCTCGCCCCGCCTCCTCGTTCCGTTCCAGCACGGCGACTTTTGCTCCCTCGGCGGCGAACATCTCCGCCGCCTTTTTTCCCATCCCGCTACCGGCACCGGTGATGACAGCTACTTTCTCTTTCAGGCGCATGAAAATCCCTCCTGCAAACGGTGTGATATCCTTGTGCTTCATCTGTATGGAGTATCAAGTCACATACGCTTGTTAAATGCGTTCAAAGTATCGCCGTTTTTCCCAATCGGTGACGATTCGGTCATACGCTTGCTGTTCCACCCGAGCAGCATTCAGGTAGTGAGCGGCGACCTCTTCTCCCAACGCTTTCCGAACGAACCCGCTTTCGGAAAACGCCAAGATCGCTTCGTACAGGGAAACAGGGAGACGGTGTGTACCGGTCTGATTATATCCGTTGCCTTCACAGGCCGCGTCCAGCTCATAACCTTGTTCGATGCCTTCCAATCCGGAAGCAATCATGGCCGCATATGCGAGATATGGATTGGCATCGGCTCCGGGGAAACGGTTTTCGATCCGGAGGCTCTCCCCTTTGCCCACGATTCGCAGCCCACAGGTCCGGTTGTCCCAACCCCAGACGATGTTGGTCGGTGCCCAGCTGGCGGTGATGTACCGTTTGTAGGAATTGACATTGGGGGCAAACAGGATCGCCGTCTCCCGCATATGACGAATGACACCCGCAAGGAAATGACGCATCGTCCGTGACATGCCCCGCTCCTCCTCCGGATCGAAAAAGGCATTTTTCCCACTTTCCCGGTCCCTCAGGCTCACGTGAATGTGACAGCTGGAACCGGTCCATTCGTGATCCGGCTTGGCCATAAATGTCACTGCCACCCCTTGCTGGATCGCCATCTCCTTCATGCCGTGTTTGAGCAGCACGTGTCGGTCAGCTGCTTCCAACGCCGGACTGTACCGTACATTGATCTCATGCTGGGCGATGCCCGCTTCCCCTTTCGTGCACTCCACCGGGATCCCCGCCTGTGTGAGTTGCTCCCGGAACAAACGGTACAAAGGTTCATTTCGCGTTCCCTGCAAAAGTTGATAATCTTCATTATAATGACCGCCGAGATTCAACCCTTCATACCCCTTGCTCCACGCTTCTTCGTAGGTATTCCGGATCAGGTAAAACTCCAGCTCGCTCGCCATGTACAGATCAAAGCCCATTTGTGCGGCCCGTTCCAGCTGCCGCTTCAGGACGGAGCGCGGGGCGATCTCCACCAGTCTGCCTTCCTCATCCACCACATCTGCCAGGATCAAGGCCGTTTTTTCCAACCAAGGGATCAGGCGAAGCGTCTCCCAATCCGGCTTTGCCGTCCAATCGCCGTATCCCTTTTCCCACCCTACCGCTGAAAAACCCTCCGGGGTGGTCATTTCCATATCTGTCCCCAGCAAATAGTCGCAGAAATGCGTACCTTTATCCATGACTTCGAGGAAATAATCTGCTGTCAGCCGTTTGCCGACCAACCGCCCCTGCATATCGCAAAATCCCAGGATGATCGTATCCACCATATCTTCGGCAATCCATTGCTTCAAAATATCCGGAGATGCCGTCTGGACTGTCGTCATGGAATCTCCCCTTTCTCCACTTTTTACAGATTGATCGACAGATACTTGATGTTGAGAAACTCTTCCATCCCGTAACGTCCACCTTCTCGTCCCTGTCCGCTCTCCTTGATCCCTCCGAACGGCGCTTGCGGGACGCTCAAGGAGGTGCCATTCACCGCAACCATGCCGAATTCCAACCCCTCCGCCACCGTGAACGCGCGACGGATATCCTTGGTGAAAAAGTAGGCAGCCAGTCCGTAAGGAGTATCGTTCACCCGTTTCACGATCTCCTCCTCATCGGAAAAGGAAACCACGGGTGCTACCGGACCGAAAATTTCCTCCTGCGTAATGCGCATATCAAAGGACACACCGGCCAACACGGTAGGGGCGTAGAAGGTCCCCCGCGCCAACGGTCCTTCCAAAAGCCGCCGACCACCGGTCAAGATCTCGGCTCCCTTCTCCACCGCATCCCGGACCAGTTCGTCGATTTTCCTGATGCCGGATTCATCGATCACTGGGCCAATCTCGGTTCCCGGCTCCCAACCGAAACCAACACGGAGCTGCCCAACCCGTTCGACCAATTTTTGCAGGAAGTCATCCAGCAAATGCTCGTGGACGTAGATGACGTTGATCCCGTTACACATCTGCCCGCAGTTCTCAAATTTATTGCCCACCGCAGCCGCCACCGCACGATCCACGTCCGCATCGGAAAACACAATCAACGGTGCGTTGCCGCCCAGTTCCAACGACAGCCGTTTCACCTGCCGGGCCGAGGCTTCGATCAGCTGTTTGCCCACCTCGGTGGAACCGGTGAAGGAGATTTTCCGCACCTTGGGATCATCCAACAACGCTTGTCCGATTTCACTTGCGTTTCCCGTCACCAGGTTGGCCACACCGGTCGGTAGTCCCGTCTTCTCAAGCAATTGCATGAGAAAAGCGGCGGTCAAGGGAGTCTGGCTGGCCGGTTTCAACACCACCGTACATCCAGCGGCCAGTGCGGCTGCCATTTTCCGCGTTACCATCGTGGCCGGATAGTTCCACGGCGTGATCAATGCCGCCACGCCCAATGGTTGGCGAATCACCAGGATGCGTTGGTCGCGTTTGGAGCCGGGGAGGGCTTCCCCCGCCACCCGTTTGGCTTCTTCACCGTACCACTCCGAAAAATCCGCCGCCGCATCCACTTCTTCCAACGCTTCCGACAAAGGTTTCCCCTGCTCCATCGTAAGGAGGCGTGCCAACGACTCCCGGTTGCGACGGATTTCCTCCGCCCACTTTTTGAGATAAGCCCCCCGTTCGGCAGCCGTCAAACCGGACCAGGCGGGAAACGCCTGATGTGCGGCATCCACTGCTTGTGCTGTTTCCTTTCGACCTGCTTTGGGTACGTCCCCCACCACTTCCCCGTTGGCGGGGTTGATCACGGTAACTGTTTCGCCCGTTACGCTGTCCACCCATTGTCCACCGATCCACATCCGCTGATGGGTCGCTGTCCACGTCTGCATGTTCTCCCTCCTGATCCCTCTGTTTGATCCATTACAGACACACTGTGGTCCCTCAATGGGAAAAAGTTACCTTTACCTTGAATCGACGAACACCCGTTACGTCCCGGACGGGCGATCAGGCTCTGCCTTCCCGCATGTTCGCCAAGGGTGTACAAGACATCAACAGCGCCAACAAAGACGTTCGCGGCACCACACTTTCCGGTTCGATATATTCGTCCGGCCCGTGATCCAGTCCACCTACCGGCCCCAGCCCGTCCAAACACGGAACGCCATGCGCGGCGATCCAGTTGGCGTCGGAACCTCCGCCTGTGTCCGTGTCCCGCAAGTGAATCCCCAGGGACGACGCACACGCCCGGGCCAATACGGCCAGCCGTTCGATCGCCGGATTGCGGACCATGGGCGGAAACCACAGCTTCATGTCCGCTTCCATCCTCACCCCGGAGATGCCAGGCCGGGAAACCACCTCCCGCACCAACGCCTCCACGCGGGAAACGGCATCGGGGTGAAACAGACGGATATCCACTTGTGCTTCGGCCCGATCCGGCACCACGTTGGATCGGGTTCCGCCCTGGATCGTACCGATGTTGATCCGAAAAGTCTCCTCTTCCGACGCCCGCTTTCGGAGCCACTGGAGTCGATCGATCAGCTCCACTACGGCGTTGGCTCCCTTTTCCGGCTCGACACCCGCATGGGCGGATCGGCCGTGGGCGGTCAATATCAGCTGGATCACTCCCGCTCGGGCACTGACGATATTCCCATTGGCCCGTGCCGCTTCCAACACATAGACGGCATCCATCCCGGACAACAGCTCGATCATCCGATTCCGGGTGTGAAAAGAGCCAGTCTCCTCCTCGCTGTTCACCACCAAGCAGATTTCACCAAAATCCTCCCATCCCAGCCTCCGCAACACCTGAATGGCATATAGCCCCACCAACAATCCGCCCTTCATGTCACAAACTCCCGGCCCCACC
This window contains:
- a CDS encoding SDR family NAD(P)-dependent oxidoreductase, encoding MRLKEKVAVITGAGSGMGKKAAEMFAAEGAKVAVLERNEEAGREAAESIVRQGGEAAFFPCDVADEASVKQAIEGAHQRFGRLDVLYNNAGIMPEADHSVIDTSVEVWDQVMAVNVRGIFLTCKYTIPHMIRQGKGSIINIASFVALVGCSVPQDAYTASKGAVISLTKSLAIQFRPKGIRSNVICPGPIETPLMTEWLLKDEEARRIRLSRQPSGRFGRPEDIVHCAIYLASDESDWTNGAVITIDGGITSNYF
- a CDS encoding glutamine synthetase family protein, whose translation is MTTVQTASPDILKQWIAEDMVDTIILGFCDMQGRLVGKRLTADYFLEVMDKGTHFCDYLLGTDMEMTTPEGFSAVGWEKGYGDWTAKPDWETLRLIPWLEKTALILADVVDEEGRLVEIAPRSVLKRQLERAAQMGFDLYMASELEFYLIRNTYEEAWSKGYEGLNLGGHYNEDYQLLQGTRNEPLYRLFREQLTQAGIPVECTKGEAGIAQHEINVRYSPALEAADRHVLLKHGMKEMAIQQGVAVTFMAKPDHEWTGSSCHIHVSLRDRESGKNAFFDPEEERGMSRTMRHFLAGVIRHMRETAILFAPNVNSYKRYITASWAPTNIVWGWDNRTCGLRIVGKGESLRIENRFPGADANPYLAYAAMIASGLEGIEQGYELDAACEGNGYNQTGTHRLPVSLYEAILAFSESGFVRKALGEEVAAHYLNAARVEQQAYDRIVTDWEKRRYFERI
- a CDS encoding NAD-dependent succinate-semialdehyde dehydrogenase, with translation MWIGGQWVDSVTGETVTVINPANGEVVGDVPKAGRKETAQAVDAAHQAFPAWSGLTAAERGAYLKKWAEEIRRNRESLARLLTMEQGKPLSEALEEVDAAADFSEWYGEEAKRVAGEALPGSKRDQRILVIRQPLGVAALITPWNYPATMVTRKMAAALAAGCTVVLKPASQTPLTAAFLMQLLEKTGLPTGVANLVTGNASEIGQALLDDPKVRKISFTGSTEVGKQLIEASARQVKRLSLELGGNAPLIVFSDADVDRAVAAAVGNKFENCGQMCNGINVIYVHEHLLDDFLQKLVERVGQLRVGFGWEPGTEIGPVIDESGIRKIDELVRDAVEKGAEILTGGRRLLEGPLARGTFYAPTVLAGVSFDMRITQEEIFGPVAPVVSFSDEEEIVKRVNDTPYGLAAYFFTKDIRRAFTVAEGLEFGMVAVNGTSLSVPQAPFGGIKESGQGREGGRYGMEEFLNIKYLSINL
- a CDS encoding GNAT family N-acetyltransferase — protein: MDGPYTAGSLSAGGPEAHRDPGYWERSDKDGMPWLGLLMIHRDFQRRGFGRESAGGFLQWAATQGWPEVRLGVVKENRDALSFWRALGFREYERKEKRLPSGVKQIICMRYEMHFE
- a CDS encoding M20 family metallopeptidase gives rise to the protein MNHPSSRKPFTPDQIRSVAADVTAGWEERLRTLVGIDCGTQNPAGVKRAGDIFAGWMADAGFQVTHLPIEGCAGLWVGRMRGSGQRRIGLLGHADTVYPDGTAEERPMQRRGHRLVGPGVCDMKGGLLVGLYAIQVLRRLGWEDFGEICLVVNSEEETGSFHTRNRMIELLSGMDAVYVLEAARANGNIVSARAGVIQLILTAHGRSAHAGVEPEKGANAVVELIDRLQWLRKRASEEETFRINIGTIQGGTRSNVVPDRAEAQVDIRLFHPDAVSRVEALVREVVSRPGISGVRMEADMKLWFPPMVRNPAIERLAVLARACASSLGIHLRDTDTGGGSDANWIAAHGVPCLDGLGPVGGLDHGPDEYIEPESVVPRTSLLALLMSCTPLANMREGRA